A genomic stretch from Juglans microcarpa x Juglans regia isolate MS1-56 chromosome 3S, Jm3101_v1.0, whole genome shotgun sequence includes:
- the LOC121257046 gene encoding uncharacterized protein LOC121257046: MNGYREENSLICYFHPNQVEIGVCPLCLNERLLILASKQGHLSSTARSSTRRSAQCSSKHRMPHITLPKIFALGGSLLSRLEFRHWKSEHSDHDASTSQEAFEDSFISIKFGDNGAASWEKNPVLSSKVPLENCNISRNHPALFTKEAKETATTKSVVEHGKPRASLRWRKRIGHLFQLIRWKRSNKGNVCHVSSKVEGVKVIRKSWIRTLTKRKTTME, from the exons ATGAATGGTTACAGAGAAGAAAACTCGTTAATCTGCTATTTTCATCCCAACCAAGTGGAAATAGGGGTCTGCCCCTTGTGCCTGAATGAGAGGCTCCTAATCTTGGCCTCAAAACAAGGCCACCTTTCTTCTACAGCTCGAAGCAGCACCCGTAGATCAGCACAATGCTCCTCCAAACACAGAATGCCACACATCACTCTTCCAAAGATCTTTGCTCTCGGAGGCTCTCTTCTCAGTCGACTCGAGTTCCGGCATTGGAAATCCGAGCACTCAGATCACGATGCCTCCACTAGTCAAGAAG CTTTTGAAGACTCGTTTATATCAATTAAGTTTGGAGACAACGGTGCGGCCTCGTGGGAGAAGAATCCAGTACTTTCTTCTAAGGTCCCTCTAGAGAACTGCAACATATCTCGGAATCACCCGGCCTTGTTCACCAAAGAAGCCAAGGAGACGGCAACCACCAAGTCTGTAGTAGAACATGGGAAACCCCGTGCCTCACTCAGGTGGCGGAAGAGGATTGGTCACCTGTTCCAGCTCATCAGATGGAAAAGGTCCAACAAGGGCAATGTGTGCCACGTGAGCAGCAAGGTGGAGGGAGTGAAGGTGATCAGGAAGAGTTGGATAAGGACTCTGACAAAGAGAAAGACCACCATGGAATAA